Within the Corynebacterium afermentans subsp. lipophilum genome, the region CTCTTGTCGTTTTCATCATCGTCGGCCTACTTTTTGCGAAGTACGTCATTCCGAAGTTCCAGGAAGTGCTGGCGGAGCGCGAAGACCGAATCAAGGGTGGCATCGAGCGTGCTGAGGTCGCCCAAAAGGAAGCCAAGGCTGCCCTGGAGAAGAACAACGCCGAGCTTGCGGAGGCGCGCCACGAGGCCGCTGAGATCCGTGAAGCCGCCCGCACCCGCGGCAAGGAAATCGAGGCTGAGTCCCGTGCCCGCGCCGAGGAAGAGGCCCGCCGCATCATCGCCTCCGGCGAGAAGCAGCTGCAGGCCTCCCGCGAGGAGGTTGTCGCTGAGCTGCGCAACGAGATGGGCCAGAACTCCATCT harbors:
- a CDS encoding F0F1 ATP synthase subunit B, which gives rise to MTNVTAFLAAAEASEKLPLENEPSILLPAAYDVVWSLVVFIIVGLLFAKYVIPKFQEVLAEREDRIKGGIERAEVAQKEAKAALEKNNAELAEARHEAAEIREAARTRGKEIEAESRARAEEEARRIIASGEKQLQASREEVVAELRNEMGQNSISLAERLLGTELSDSTRRSNTIDEFLSELDHVSTRK